GGTCGCCGCGACGAGCCTTCCGTCGATCTCGGACGCTGGCGAGCTGACGACCGAAGCGAAGATGGGCGACGCCGTCGGCATCGGGCTCGACGTCGCCTCGCTGCGCGCCAAGCTCGAATACCGGACGATGCAGGCGGGGTTCGTCCCGACGCTCTTCGGGTATGACTACGAGTACCTCGCCCGCACGCCGGATCACGGGATCTGGTTCGACCCGACGCGGACGGCGACCAACGGCTACTACGGCAGCGCGACGATGTCCTACCAGGAGAAGGCGTTCGTCGGAGCGATCTTCGAGGACTACAACGGCGACGGTCCCGACGGCGACCCGCGTCTCTCCGCCCGGTTCGTCGAGACGACGTTGCTGGAACCGGTCGACGTCCGCGCGTTCTACACCAAGCGCGGGATCGGCGGCGTCGACTCCAAGAACGAGGAGCAGTCCTTCTTCGAGGACTTGGTGGACCTCGACGAGAAGTCGCTGTTCGTCGTCGAGATCGCCTACAACATCCAGGGTCCCATGCAGCTCGTCCTGACGCGCGAGTATCGGTTCCGCGAACGCGCGGACGGCGAAGGGTTCGAGCCCATCAAGAAGACGACCGCGCAGATCGGCATCTCGACGTCCTTTTGACACTGAGATCGTCCAGGACTGCCGTGCGATGCGTTCCGTCATTCCCGCGGAAGCGACGGAATGAAGTTGCCATCGCGAAGCTGATTCTGGACACGCTCGACCGCACCCGTGAGGAGAACCGCCCATGACCTACGCACCGACCTGGGAATCCCTCGACAGCCGCCCGTGCCCGGCGTGGTTCGACGACGCCAAGTTCGGCATCTTCATCCATTGGGGGCTCTACTCCGTTCCGGCGTGGGGACCCAAGGGGCAGTACGCCGAGTGGTACTGGAACGCCATGGCGAACCGCGATGGCGAGACCTGGAAGTTCCACGCCAAGACCTACGGCGAAGGGTTCCGCTACCAGGACTTCGTCTCCGGCTTCCGCGCCGAGCTCTTCGAGCCGGAGAAGTGGGCGAACCTCTTCAAGCGAGCCGGAGCCCGCTACGTCGCTCTCACCTCCAAGCACCACGACGGATTCTGCCTCTGGCAAAGCCCCCATAGCTGGAACTGGAACAGCGTCGATGTCGGGCCCCACCGCGACCTGCTGAGCGACCTCACCGAAGCCGGTCGAGCCGCCGGGCTCAAGATGGGGTTCTACTACTCCCTCTACGAGTGGCATCACCCCGACTACCGCACGAACCTCGCCCGCTACGTCGACCGCCACATGCTCCCGCAGTTGAAGCAGGTCATCGAACGCTACGAACCGGCGATCCTCTTCTCCGACTGCGAGTGGGAACACCCCGCCGACTCCTGGCGTAGCCGCGAGTTCCTCGCCTGGCTCTACAACGAATCCCCCTGCCGCGACGAGATCGTCGCCAACGACCGCTGGGGCAGCGAGTGCCGCAGCTCTCACGGCGACTACTTCACGACGGAGTACGGACACGTCGGCGGAGGGAAGTCGCTCGCCGAGGGCAAGAAGTGGGAGGAAAACCGGGGAATCGGGAGATCGTTCGGCTACAACCGCAACGAGGATGTCGAGGACTACCTGACTGGGAAGCAGCTCGTCCACATGCTCGTCGAGCTGGTCGCCAAGGGCGGGAACCTGCTCCTGAACGTCGGCCCCACGGCGGATGGGCGCATCCCGGTCATCATGCAGGAACGCCTGCTGGAGCTCGGCAGATGGCTCGACGTCAACGGCGGGGCGATCTACGGGTCGCGGTCCTGGCGGCAGACAGGCGAGGAGGGCGTCTACTACACAACGCGCGACGGAGCCGTCTACGCCATCGCTCTGGGCTTGCCAGGACGCGAGCTCGCTCTGACCGCGCCCAAGCCGACGGCGTCAACGACGGTGACGCTCCTCGGCCGCGAAGGGAACCTGTCCTGGAAGTCCGCCGACGGGGCGATGCGGATCGAGCTTCCCATCCTCATGCCTCACGAGTTGCCCTCGCAGCACGCCTACGTGTTCCGCCTCACGGGCGTATCGTAGGAGCGGCGGAGTTTGTGTGCCGGATGGAGGAGATCCTGGACCTGTATGAAGAGCCGGATGACCCGAAGCGTCCGCGCGTGTGCTTCGATGAGCGCCCGTATCAGTTGTTGGAAGACCTCAGAGAGCCGCTTCCGCCCAAACCGGGACAACCGGAATG
This genomic stretch from Candidatus Poribacteria bacterium harbors:
- a CDS encoding alpha-L-fucosidase, encoding MTYAPTWESLDSRPCPAWFDDAKFGIFIHWGLYSVPAWGPKGQYAEWYWNAMANRDGETWKFHAKTYGEGFRYQDFVSGFRAELFEPEKWANLFKRAGARYVALTSKHHDGFCLWQSPHSWNWNSVDVGPHRDLLSDLTEAGRAAGLKMGFYYSLYEWHHPDYRTNLARYVDRHMLPQLKQVIERYEPAILFSDCEWEHPADSWRSREFLAWLYNESPCRDEIVANDRWGSECRSSHGDYFTTEYGHVGGGKSLAEGKKWEENRGIGRSFGYNRNEDVEDYLTGKQLVHMLVELVAKGGNLLLNVGPTADGRIPVIMQERLLELGRWLDVNGGAIYGSRSWRQTGEEGVYYTTRDGAVYAIALGLPGRELALTAPKPTASTTVTLLGREGNLSWKSADGAMRIELPILMPHELPSQHAYVFRLTGVS